In Platichthys flesus chromosome 6, fPlaFle2.1, whole genome shotgun sequence, the genomic stretch ATTAAGTGCTGTCTCCCCACGATCTACAATcttagttttgtttatttctcatcacatattttaaaaaggttattaaaagttaaatattgCCTTAAATGACTATCAGAAGAGAACCACTGTTGGCTGttgtatgatgatgatgatgacgtgCTGTTGCACAAGTTTACCTCCATCCATTTTTTCTTGCTATTTACAGATAAACAAATCCACCTACACCAAAATCgaagaaaacactgaaaagaaGAATACATCAGAGAAAGGGAGAGCTACTATCATCTTTTCCCTGAAGAATGAAGTGGGGGGACTCGTAAAGGCACTCAAACTGTTCCAGGTATGCTCGAACTTAGAATGTTAACACAATCTATCTATCAGTATCGATGCATACGCTTTCTTCACGTCTTAAATCTCAGGGGATAACAGAATTATTCGCATCCTTTGTTGCAGGAAAACCACGTCAATCTCGTACATATAGAGTCCAGAAAATCTAAAAGACGCAACTCTGAGTTCGAGATATTCGTGGACTGCGACAGCAACCACGAGCAACTGAATGAGATTATCCAGCTGTTGAGGAAGCATGTGAACGTGGTGGATATGGAGCCTCCAGATAACTCCTGTCTACAAGAAGGTGGGACAGTATTGAAATGATCCAAACATAAACTGGAGCCAGTTCAACCTGATTATAACACTTAACaactgttttttctctccttcacttGTCAGAAATGTACGATATTCCCTGGTTCCCAACGAAAATTTCACACCTGGACAAGTGCGCCAACCGTGTCCTGATGTACGGCTCCGAGCTGGATGCCGATCATCCTGTAAGTTTGCCCATATGCACCTGTAGGattgatttgaaatgataaatatCTTTAATGTGAAGCACTCTCTTATCTTTGCATCCTTTTCTCCATCAGGGTTTTAAAGACAACGTTTACCGGAAAAGGAGAAAGTACTTTGCAGATCTCGCCATGGCCTACAAACAGTACGTTATATTTATGGTTAACACTTTATCtggtttttaaacatgaaaagcCACGATAGGCCTCTGTGGAAACACGGAACTCAAGCAATACAGTGAGAATTGACTGTGGAAATCTGTTAAATTATGACTTCTTCTTCCAGTGGGGATCCCATTCCTCGCATTGAgttcacagaggaggaagtgaagacctgGGGTGTTGTGTACAGGGAGCTCATCAAGTTGTACCCGACGCACGCGTGCCGCGAATACTTGAAGAACCTGCCGCTGCTGTCCAAATACTGTGAATGTCGCGAGGACAACATCCCTCAGCTGGAGGACGTCTCGCGCTTCCTCAGGGGTAGGATggattttctttgaaaaataaaacatgattctTCTGCTCAAACCTTTTTTGAATTTCAGTTTGGTAAATTACTCACATATTTTGCAATCCTCTCCTCAGAACGTACTGGATTTACCATCAGGCCTGTGGCAGGGTATCTGTCCCCACGTGACTTCCTTGCTGGTTTGGCCTTTCGCGTTTTTCATTGTACCCAGTATGTGCGTCACAGCACCGACCCCTTATACACCCCAGAGCCGTGAGTAATACCCACTGCTATTTTAAGAAAAGTGGCATTAATGCACATATAAGGCTACTGGAGCTAATATTCGGTGGTCTTCTATTTCCCAGGGACACATGCCATGAGCTGCTGGGTCACGTGCCTCTTCTTGCTGAGCCCAGCTTTGCCCAGTTCTCTCAGGAGATCGGTCTCGCCTCACTTGGGGCCTCAGATGATTCTGTTCAGAAACTGGCCACAGTGAGTGACAATGATTCAGTTCAAATGACTCAAAGCAAAGTTTGAGTGAAGCCAGAATACCTGTAATAATAGTTTCTGTTTTATCTGTTACAGTGCTATTTCTTCACAGTGGAGTTTGGCCTATGCAAACAAGAAGGGAAGCTGAGAGCATATGGAGCAGGACTGCTGTCATCTATTAGTGAGCTTAAGGTAAAGGCAGTGTAATTGAGCGAGATGTGTACAGTGGACGTTTTAACACAGTCTGATGTCCTGACATGAATGGAAATATACAgctacattaaattaaatataagtaTATATGCAGTGTATATTAAACGAATATTTGAAGAGCTGCCTAGAACTGAAATAACCATCTTATTAAACCTCTGGAATAATTTTATTGAACAGATAGAGTTGATGCTAAATACAGTGGTGAGTAAAGGCCTCTGTACATTGGAAGTACAGGCCCCCAAACTCTGGAATGACTTATCCGCTGAGATCAGAAATGTTAAATCTGTTAATACTTTTAAATCCCTTCTTAAAAGATTATCGGAAAACAAAGCTTTCATTTCTTGGTAAATTTCAATTGAGttttttcttacttttatttgattgttttgtttattttaaatcgtATTAAATGTAATTCTATTGTTCTTTTATCCATGTGTGAAGCACCAAGAAAGGTTGTCTAGAAAAAAGTATTATGCAAATAATACCCCATTTTTGTCTATTAATGTTATATTGTTGTAATTGTACTATTCGGATTTTCCTTATATGATAAATGAATTGAAAGACAACTGAAATTTGTTCTGTAAACAGACTTAAAAAACAGACTTATTTCCCATTTAATTACTTTATCCAGACGTGGGCTTGTGTAAACATGAAATATCTTTACAGGAGCACTTTTCttatgtttctctctttcagcaTGCACTCTCTGGTAATGCAAGGATTATGCCTTTTGACCCCAAAGTCACGTCCAAACAAGAATGCATCATCACAACATTTCAGGATGTGTACTTTGTGTCAGACAGCTTCGAGGAGGCCAAAGTCAAGATGAGGTGAGCTTTGCACCTCAGTCATTTAACATAATATCTCCATGATGACCCACCTTGCAGtgaaagattaaaaaagatCCACAAACTACACTGTTGTTTCACGTGTAATGAAATTTCTACTGCGTATTAGTCAGTGAT encodes the following:
- the tph1a gene encoding tryptophan 5-hydroxylase 1a, which codes for MYSNKIEGPRRGRSFDSMNIGFEEKLLNNEINKSTYTKIEENTEKKNTSEKGRATIIFSLKNEVGGLVKALKLFQENHVNLVHIESRKSKRRNSEFEIFVDCDSNHEQLNEIIQLLRKHVNVVDMEPPDNSCLQEEMYDIPWFPTKISHLDKCANRVLMYGSELDADHPGFKDNVYRKRRKYFADLAMAYKHGDPIPRIEFTEEEVKTWGVVYRELIKLYPTHACREYLKNLPLLSKYCECREDNIPQLEDVSRFLRERTGFTIRPVAGYLSPRDFLAGLAFRVFHCTQYVRHSTDPLYTPEPDTCHELLGHVPLLAEPSFAQFSQEIGLASLGASDDSVQKLATCYFFTVEFGLCKQEGKLRAYGAGLLSSISELKHALSGNARIMPFDPKVTSKQECIITTFQDVYFVSDSFEEAKVKMREFAKTIKRPFTVRYNPYTQSVDVLKDTPSINSVVEELRHELDIVGDALLRLNKQLGV